The Engraulis encrasicolus isolate BLACKSEA-1 chromosome 3, IST_EnEncr_1.0, whole genome shotgun sequence genome segment CTGCCTGCCTCCAGCGGAGTAGTAGGCCATCTCCGCGGCCAGCTGCTCCACGTGGGCGCGCTCCGGGTAGAAGCCCTCGCGCATCATCTCCTCCAGGAAGCACTCCACCACGTGGCTCTTCTCCAGGAGCAGCAGGGCCACCAGCGCCTCCACCTCCCCCCACAACGGGTGCTGCTTCTCGGCCAGGCTGCTGCGAAgcgcctcctccatctccatctcctggcCCTTCGAGAagaaggaggatgatgatgatgaggaggaggaggagttgtggAGGACGTGGCGTGTGATGTCTTCGTGGCCAAGGTTGCTGAGGAGCACGTAGACGACGTTGAGCAGCTCGTTGCTCTGATCGGGCTTCAGGAGGTCCAGCAGGGCGTCCAACATGGCCGCCGGCATCAGCTGGGCCTCGTCCAGCACCACCAGCGGAATGCGGTCGTCTTCCTCGGCGACGGTTGTCGCGGCAACCACCTGGGCGACCAGCTCGGCCGCGCACCTGGCCGCGTAGTGCGGGGAGTGTTTGTCttctcaaaagaaagaaagaacgaaagaacgaaagaaagaaagaaagaaagaaaatgattcTTTGACAAACCACGCAGCTAAGCTGGTGGAACATGATCTCAGTACAGCGTTTCCATAGAGACCTGTTTGTACTGACTGACCTCGAAGCAAACTCTGTCAAGGCTGAGAATTATTGTGAGAGTTGTCAACTTTGAGTGAGAGTTGAAAACGTTATGATATGTTATGATGTTGTGAGTGTTTGTATTCTAATTTagtctgatgaaggtctgaccGGAACATCAGCTTTCAAAAGAACATAATTAGCAGTGTGGCATAAGAAGCAGTGTTGCACTTTTCTACACTCAAAATTATTTTGTGAAGAAACAcctgaaaaaaatacagtacaataaGAGATAATGttagacatacacagacaaaaaCCCTCCCATTTCCCTATTCATATGGAAATAAatggttaaaggtacactgtgcaggaaatggtcaaaaaaggtactgcaattatgctgctcattgaaactaggctgcctattgccaaatttgatctttacatgaacgtttactaagaaataaacaaattattggactagtatggtccaagtagagtcattttgcagataaaaatggctattttaggaaattcaaaatggcggaccatggagacgataccccttttcatgtataaaaagtgcaatttttccagtcataatgaatacttataatttaatggtggtggtaagtattcatgaaaaaggtaacattagtgaatgggcagtatgaattctggaaataaacaaaaaatctcacacagtgtccctttaaaaatttATAAGAATTATCTATAATATATATATTCCAAAATTTGTGTATGATTTTATAATATCCTTTCCATATGGGCACACACCTTCGTCCTCATCTGGTGGGCAGCTGTGGGCGGTGAAGTACTGTATGACCAGCTGGTCTCCCACCACGGAGCGGAAGTGGCGAGCCAGCAGGCGACCGAGGTGGCTCTTGCCCACGCCGCTGGGGCCGTGCACGGACAGTGCCAGGGGCCGCTGGTGGGAATAGGTGGACAGGTAGTCCTGCAGGAGATAAAAGGTGGACGAATAAAAAGGCATTTGTCATTTTTGCATGGCCCTCTCTAAAATACGATCTATTCTGTGAAAAGTACAAATACAGCCGTGTAAGTCAACTCAACTTGAGACTTCGATTTTTGAGTTGACACAAATATAAGGCTCAAATTGTTTTAACTCACAAAACTTAGGACCTTTAGACCAGCAGGGCA includes the following:
- the tor4ab gene encoding torsin family 4, member Ab, with the translated sequence MMMDEEGEDEEEEEEPEAAPPSPSIFSPELRAVMQVWNNYKAMKKRRQAMGCGGADTGPGDQKQAEEAQKRRKKRRSRVLFPSDGRKFMPKQKERSRAKPFLFLFSIIVFLQVYNAIENLDDHVLKYDLEGLEKTLGREVFGQQRAVETLMEHLQDYLSTYSHQRPLALSVHGPSGVGKSHLGRLLARHFRSVVGDQLVIQYFTAHSCPPDEDEGVCAAELVAQVVAATTVAEEDDRIPLVVLDEAQLMPAAMLDALLDLLKPDQSNELLNVVYVLLSNLGHEDITRHVLHNSSSSSSSSSSFFSKGQEMEMEEALRSSLAEKQHPLWGEVEALVALLLLEKSHVVECFLEEMMREGFYPERAHVEQLAAEMAYYSAGGRQYSQHGCKQVVARVNSL